The DNA window CTCCAGTGCGGCGTCGAGGTGGGCGAAGGCGTCGCCGGTCCGGCCCAGCTCCAGCTCGGCGCCGGCGAGGCCGGTCAGCGAGGCGATCTGGCAGCGCTGGTTGTCGACGTCCTCGGCGATCTCCAGGCTCCGGGTGAAGGACGTGACGGCCTCCCGGTGGTGGCCGGCCTCGCGGTGCGTCCAGCCGAACGTCTCGTGCGTGACCGCCTCGGCGTAGCGCAGGCCCGCGGCCTCCGCCACCGCCAGGGCTTCGCGCAGCGACTCCAGCGCCTCCGCGAAGCGGGCCTGCTTCTGGTGCACGAGCGCCAGGTTGACCAGGGTCAGCGCCAGCACGTGGCGGTCACCCGTCCCTCTGGTGAGAGGGAGGCCGGCGAGCAGGCTCCGCTCGGCCTGCCGGAGCTGGGCGAGCATGAGATGGGCCGAGGCCAGGTTGTTCAGGCCGCGGGCCTCGCCCCGCTCGTCACCCAGCATGCGGTGGATCTTCACCGCCCGCCGGTAGTGCGGGATGGCCTGGCCGGGCTCGCCGAGCTGCTTGAGCACGACGCCGCAGCCCTGCAGCGCCAGCGCCTCTCCATGCGGCCACCTCGCCTGGCGGGAGAGCATGAGCGCCCGCCGGTGGTGGCCCATCGCGCCTTTGAAGTCGGCCAGGCGCCAGCGGAACAGGCCGATCACCTGGCACATGGCGGCCTGCCCGCCCAGGTCCCCCTCCTGCTCGGCGGCGGCCAGTGAGATCTCCGCGAGCCGCAGTCCCTCGCCGCGCGTCCGCAGGTGCTGCATGACGTCCGCCAGCGCCGCCACGAGGAGCCAGGCGTACGGGCGCGGCCCCTCCGCGGCGGCGTGGGAGATCGTGGCCGCGAGGTTGTCCCATTCGCGGCCGAGCCAGTCGAGGGCCTCGGCCCCGTCGCGGAAGGCCGTGGGAGTCACGTCGGGGAGGGCCTGACCGTGCGGCGGGGCCACGGCCCGGAACCCGGCGGCCGACGCGGCGGCCTCGGCCGTGCGCAGGTAGTAGGCGCACAGCCGCTCGACGGCGGCCCGGCGTTCCTCGGGGGAGTCCTCGGCGAGGCCGCGCTGCGCGGCGTACTCCAGCACCAGGTCATGGGCGGCGTAGCGGCTCAGGGCGGTCTCCTTGACCAGGTGGATCCGCGCCGCCGCGTCGAGCGACCGCCGCGCGCGCTCGCCGCTCGTGCCCGCCAGGGCCGCCGCGGCCGCGGTCGAGACGGTGGCCACCGGCGCCAGGCCGAGCAGCCGGAAGACCCGCCGGGCCGCCTGTGGCAGCGCGTGGTACGACAGGTCGAGCGCCGCCCGTACGGCGACGCTCTCCTCGCCCTCGACCCGCAGCCGCGCCAGCCGCCCGTGATCGGCGAGCTCGCGTACGTAGTGGCCGATCGTCCGGTGCTCGTGCTCGCCGATCCAGGACACGGCGATGGACAGGGCCAGCGGCAACCGGCCGCAGAGCGTCACGAGCCGCGCGGCCGCCTCAGGCTCGCGGCGCAGGCGATCCTCGCCGACGCGCTGGGCGACGAGTCGCAGCGCCTCCTCACTGGTCAGCACGTCCAGGGTGAGGCGTTCGACCCCGTCCAGCGCGACCAGGCCTGGCAGGCTGTCCCGGCTGGTGATGAGGGCGAGGCAGCCGGGACCTCCGGGCAGCAGCGCGCGGACCTGGTCCGGCTCGGCGACGTCGTCGAGGACCACGAGCAGGCGCCGGTCGGCCAGCAACGACCGGTACAGCGCGACCTGGGCGTCAAGTTCGACCGGGATGTCCGTCACGGCCTGGCCGAGCCCCTGCAGCAGCAGGGGCAGCGCCTCGGCCGCCCGCATCGGCTCCCGCTGGTCGAAGCCGCGCATGTCGAGGAAGAGCTGCCCGTCGGGGAAACGCCCGCTCTCCTGACGGGCCCAGTGGACGGCCAGCGCGGTCTTCCCGACGCCGGCGGGGCCTGTCACGATCAGGGCCCGGCCCTCGGCCATGCGCGACAGCTCCGCCGACCGGCCGACGAAGTGGCCGGTGCCGGGCGGCAGCTGACGCGGGACGAGGGCCGGCGCCGGCGCCGGCTCCGGGGGATCGTTCTGGAGCAGCCGCTGGTGCAGCCGCTGGAGTTCCGCGCTCGGCTCCACCCCGAGTTCCCGTACGAGCCGCGCCCGAAACGTCCGGTACACCTCCAGGCTCTCCGGGACCCGCCCGGCCTCGTGCAGCGCGCGCATGAGCAGGCCGTGCGTGCGTTCGCGCAGCGGCTGCTCGGCGGCGAGCCGCATCAGCGAGGTGCCGGCCTGGTGGCCGCGACCCAGCTCCAGCAGCGCCGCGGCCCTGCCTTCGATCGCCTCGTACCGCAGTTCCTCCAGCCGGTAGCGCTCCGCCTGGGCGGCGGGGCCGCTCAGTTCCTGGAAGGGTTCGCCGCGCCAGAGCGCGAGAGCGCGCTCGTAGCGGGCGACGG is part of the Nonomuraea coxensis DSM 45129 genome and encodes:
- a CDS encoding AfsR/SARP family transcriptional regulator; the encoded protein is MPSADLRFLLLGTAESVVGGRAVHLTGRQRTLLAALLLDLGRVVSVERLADHLWGEALPPSAPARVRGLVTELRRALGADTVVTRSPGYLIPADAADVDAEEFTALVERARGESGEAAVARYERALALWRGEPFQELSGPAAQAERYRLEELRYEAIEGRAAALLELGRGHQAGTSLMRLAAEQPLRERTHGLLMRALHEAGRVPESLEVYRTFRARLVRELGVEPSAELQRLHQRLLQNDPPEPAPAPALVPRQLPPGTGHFVGRSAELSRMAEGRALIVTGPAGVGKTALAVHWARQESGRFPDGQLFLDMRGFDQREPMRAAEALPLLLQGLGQAVTDIPVELDAQVALYRSLLADRRLLVVLDDVAEPDQVRALLPGGPGCLALITSRDSLPGLVALDGVERLTLDVLTSEEALRLVAQRVGEDRLRREPEAAARLVTLCGRLPLALSIAVSWIGEHEHRTIGHYVRELADHGRLARLRVEGEESVAVRAALDLSYHALPQAARRVFRLLGLAPVATVSTAAAAALAGTSGERARRSLDAAARIHLVKETALSRYAAHDLVLEYAAQRGLAEDSPEERRAAVERLCAYYLRTAEAAASAAGFRAVAPPHGQALPDVTPTAFRDGAEALDWLGREWDNLAATISHAAAEGPRPYAWLLVAALADVMQHLRTRGEGLRLAEISLAAAEQEGDLGGQAAMCQVIGLFRWRLADFKGAMGHHRRALMLSRQARWPHGEALALQGCGVVLKQLGEPGQAIPHYRRAVKIHRMLGDERGEARGLNNLASAHLMLAQLRQAERSLLAGLPLTRGTGDRHVLALTLVNLALVHQKQARFAEALESLREALAVAEAAGLRYAEAVTHETFGWTHREAGHHREAVTSFTRSLEIAEDVDNQRCQIASLTGLAGAELELGRTGDAFAHLDAALELARRTGTDLDEVLLGYAEARHRQGRHDEALAEANRALELALTANPLNLPRLHTLLGSLHLATGDDRRCAEACERALELAARSGQRLEYARAQWTLAHALARQGDERAERHRREAEELLAAIGAPAPRL